The following are from one region of the Lacinutrix sp. Bg11-31 genome:
- a CDS encoding heavy metal-associated domain-containing protein, whose product MKHTYTVTGMTCNGCKASVEKHLNALPNIINTSVNLEKGEATIEMSQHVSTEILKEALPEKFSISEKQIENVFASSQVEEQKNDLQQLKPLFIIFGYITVASILMHYKTWDWSNFMLDFMGLFYIVFSFFKILDLKGFPESFKMYDPLAKAIPFYGKIYPFLELALGIMFLMRIETPIALIVTILILGITTIGVTKTLLDKKAIQCACLGTALKLPMTKATFIENTIMIIMAIIMLIKTYI is encoded by the coding sequence ATGAAACATACATATACAGTTACAGGCATGACCTGTAATGGTTGCAAAGCTTCAGTTGAAAAACACTTGAATGCTTTGCCAAACATAATAAACACTTCAGTAAATCTTGAAAAAGGAGAAGCTACTATTGAAATGTCTCAACACGTTTCAACAGAAATCCTAAAGGAGGCTTTACCAGAAAAATTTTCGATTTCAGAAAAACAAATAGAAAACGTTTTTGCATCTTCTCAAGTTGAAGAACAAAAAAACGATCTACAGCAATTAAAACCATTATTTATAATCTTTGGTTACATAACAGTTGCTTCAATACTAATGCATTATAAAACATGGGATTGGAGCAATTTTATGCTTGATTTTATGGGCTTGTTCTATATTGTATTTAGCTTCTTTAAAATACTCGATTTAAAAGGATTTCCAGAATCTTTTAAGATGTACGATCCCTTAGCGAAAGCGATTCCGTTTTACGGTAAAATTTATCCGTTTTTAGAATTAGCACTAGGGATCATGTTCTTAATGCGAATTGAAACTCCTATCGCTTTAATAGTAACCATACTTATTTTAGGAATTACTACTATTGGAGTAACCAAAACGCTTTTAGATAAAAAGGCAATACAATGTGCTTGTTTAGGGACAGCCTTAAAACTGCCTATGACCAAGGCTACATTTATTGAAAACACAATCATGATTATTATGGCAATCATTATGTTAATTAAAACCTACATATAA
- a CDS encoding TonB-dependent receptor, with protein sequence MKNIIYILLLLPLFAIAQEELKGAILEDNTSHSPLPGANVFWLGTKVGNVTNFDGEFSIPYKKEYTKLVVSFVGYKTDTLTIVNAKAIKHSLKPTRELDEINITSRNKATSNSYLSAQNIITVSSDELLKAACCNLSESFETNPSIDVNFADAVTGTKQIKMLGLTSPYILIATENIPSIRGASQAFGLSFIPGTWVESIQITKGAGSVVNGYESIAGQINAELVKPTTDNKLFINAYGAVNGRLELNTHFNTKVSDKWNTGLYLHGNSRTQKFDKNNDSFLDAPLANQVNVMNRWQYTNPEKGFVSFINLKYLNDQKQSGQIDFNPDTDKLTTNNWGSEIATERYEISAKLGYVNAELPWQSVGLQAAYSGHQQDSYFGLNIYDIEHNSLYANLIYNTIISDSRHKVKTGVSYTYDHYNELVNISDFKRTENSIGAFVEYNYFNLDKLNVTAGLRVDNHNLLGTFITPRLHMRYTTWEKGVFRASVGRGKRSANIFAENQKIFSTARAINVLNTTGKIYGLDPEIAWNYGVSFLQGFRLLGRKAEVTADFYRTDFKNQVVVDYENAQEVNFYNLKGDSYANSLQVEFSYSPFNQFDMRFAYKNYDVKTQYDSGKLEKALTPKHRFFANASYETYMEEGKTGQWKFDATYNWLGEQRFSSTQNNPVQYQLPKYSPTVGTFNAQITKVFSPKFEVYLGGENIFNTKQNNPIVSADNPFGSSFDTTFVYGPIFGANYFAGLRYKIK encoded by the coding sequence ATGAAAAACATAATATACATATTACTGCTATTACCATTATTTGCAATAGCTCAAGAGGAATTAAAAGGTGCTATTTTAGAAGATAACACTAGTCATTCGCCATTACCTGGAGCCAATGTGTTTTGGCTTGGAACAAAGGTTGGAAATGTAACCAATTTTGATGGTGAGTTCTCAATACCTTATAAAAAAGAGTATACTAAATTAGTGGTGAGTTTTGTTGGTTATAAAACAGATACGCTCACTATTGTTAATGCTAAAGCAATTAAACATAGCTTAAAACCTACGAGAGAACTAGACGAAATAAATATTACATCTAGAAATAAAGCAACATCAAACTCTTATTTGTCGGCTCAAAATATTATTACTGTAAGTAGCGACGAGTTGTTAAAGGCTGCTTGTTGTAATTTGTCGGAAAGTTTTGAAACTAATCCATCCATTGATGTCAACTTTGCGGATGCTGTAACAGGAACAAAGCAAATTAAAATGTTGGGTTTAACGAGTCCGTATATATTAATTGCCACAGAAAACATACCATCTATTCGTGGTGCATCTCAAGCTTTTGGTCTTAGTTTTATTCCAGGAACTTGGGTGGAAAGTATTCAAATAACAAAAGGAGCAGGAAGCGTAGTTAATGGCTATGAGAGTATTGCAGGACAAATAAATGCAGAGTTGGTAAAGCCAACAACAGATAATAAATTATTTATAAATGCTTATGGAGCTGTAAATGGAAGGTTAGAGTTAAATACACATTTTAATACTAAAGTAAGTGATAAATGGAATACAGGTTTGTATTTACATGGAAATTCAAGGACTCAGAAATTTGATAAAAACAATGATTCTTTTTTAGATGCTCCTTTGGCAAATCAAGTTAATGTAATGAACCGTTGGCAATACACTAATCCTGAAAAAGGATTTGTAAGTTTTATTAATTTGAAGTATTTAAACGACCAAAAACAGTCTGGGCAAATAGATTTTAATCCTGATACAGATAAGCTTACAACGAATAATTGGGGAAGTGAAATAGCTACAGAGCGTTATGAGATTTCTGCTAAATTAGGATATGTAAATGCAGAATTGCCTTGGCAAAGTGTTGGCTTGCAAGCTGCTTATAGTGGGCATCAACAAGATTCTTATTTTGGTTTAAATATTTACGATATCGAGCATAATAGTTTATACGCAAATTTAATTTATAACACTATAATAAGCGATTCTAGACACAAAGTTAAAACAGGAGTAAGCTATACTTACGATCATTATAATGAGCTTGTAAATATTTCAGATTTTAAAAGGACAGAAAATTCTATAGGTGCTTTTGTAGAGTATAATTATTTTAATTTAGACAAACTTAATGTTACTGCAGGATTAAGAGTAGATAACCATAATTTATTAGGTACGTTTATTACACCTCGTTTACATATGCGTTATACAACTTGGGAAAAAGGAGTATTTAGAGCTTCTGTAGGAAGAGGAAAACGTAGTGCTAATATTTTTGCTGAAAATCAAAAAATATTTTCAACGGCTCGTGCTATTAATGTTTTGAATACTACAGGAAAAATTTACGGACTTGATCCAGAAATAGCTTGGAATTATGGTGTGTCTTTTTTGCAAGGATTTAGACTATTAGGAAGAAAGGCTGAAGTAACTGCGGATTTTTATAGAACCGATTTTAAAAACCAAGTGGTTGTAGATTACGAAAATGCACAAGAAGTAAATTTCTATAATTTAAAAGGAGATAGTTATGCGAATAGTTTACAAGTGGAATTTAGTTATTCTCCATTTAATCAATTCGATATGCGTTTTGCTTATAAAAACTACGATGTGAAAACACAATACGATTCGGGTAAGTTAGAAAAGGCTTTAACCCCTAAACATCGTTTTTTTGCTAATGCATCTTACGAAACATATATGGAAGAAGGTAAAACAGGCCAATGGAAGTTTGATGCTACCTATAATTGGTTAGGAGAACAGCGTTTTTCATCTACACAAAATAATCCTGTACAATACCAGTTGCCAAAATATTCACCAACCGTTGGAACTTTTAATGCGCAAATAACAAAAGTGTTTTCTCCAAAATTTGAAGTATATTTAGGAGGTGAAAATATATTTAATACCAAACAAAACAACCCAATAGTATCTGCAGATAATCCTTTTGGTTCAAGTTTTGATACTACATTTGTATATGGCCCAATTTTTGGGGCTAATTATTTTGCAGGATTGCGATATAAAATAAAATAA
- a CDS encoding heavy-metal-associated domain-containing protein: MKLIKSTVIVITLLIASVTFAQNKNARTSLEVDGVCLMCKKRIEKASLNTKGVKSAIWNVETHELKLIFDERKTNLETISESIAGVGHDTKMLKATEEAYNTVHPCCKYRDEEVIDEHKD; this comes from the coding sequence ATGAAACTAATAAAAAGTACTGTAATCGTTATAACGTTATTAATAGCATCTGTTACTTTTGCTCAAAATAAAAACGCAAGAACTTCTCTAGAAGTTGATGGTGTATGTTTAATGTGTAAAAAGAGAATTGAGAAAGCGAGTTTAAATACTAAAGGTGTAAAGTCTGCTATTTGGAATGTAGAAACACATGAGCTTAAATTAATTTTTGATGAGCGTAAGACAAACTTAGAAACTATTTCTGAAAGTATTGCAGGAGTAGGACATGACACAAAAATGTTAAAAGCAACAGAAGAAGCGTATAATACAGTACATCCATGTTGTAAATATCGAGATGAAGAGGTGATTGATGAGCATAAAGATTAA
- a CDS encoding sensor histidine kinase has product MQAQEPVSVNLTEKDGLPDKEFYNIIEDSKGFIWLCADKGLFRYDGKNFKNYSNKEKRGLSVFNVLEDEQGKIWCNNIFGQFFYVEEDKLHTFIDLSTQLKGELAFFLVNKDYLIVFSQNTIYYINRITKLIEKTHYSNVNYSSPIEIGNETYIATLDSIALINEKNKLKKLFPIGFSARDKNNASIIGGRTHLFKLDSLLFLRQVRNRKNTFFKIDVSKKRVKKLEALKAIEKDIIYHVFENNNKIWLSTNNGVWIYSWVNNQYKEERQFLKGKNVTKTIKDKDGNYWFITLNSGIYIVPNIYIEKYAISEAYKNISSLDKINEHTLFFGSNNGNIGLYNVITNTETTIAIPNKSRVSAIRYNPNKEVSYIGKDLNGYILDHKSLQLKKIASSSSVKNFLILDNNDVHVIDYKSIYLLKNGDNKEVKRLSINKRPYTSFYSKKTKATYIAYVDGLVKYNIWDKPEAIVCKNKPIYGLSISETKDGVLWVGTFKDGVYGIKEDKVAYHFTTKNGLVSNRIEKIKADNNNLWIATDSGIQELNTNTKTFKTLTKSDGIVSYDVSGIEILKDKVVFSSSEGLFSVDKQKAFKKQKAVEVYFTNVEINEKEVKLASSYKLSYNQNAIKFSFNVNGLLFNKKGKYKYRLLGFNKDWVTTTIGEISVKYNSLPAGNYTFQVQPVLDETKINSKTIALSFSIKKPFWKTWWFILGFSILVLVSIILYYRRKIKKEEKQRLVEVKQLSLDKQLIALKLENLRSQMNPHFIFNALNSIQEYIVLNQKKLASEYLGKFADLIRTYLNHSTKGHITLQEEINCLEMYLELEKLRFEDKLHYTISISGNLKAEDISMPTMLIQPYVENALKHGLLHRKDNRKLKISFFICEISKTIKCVIVDNGVGRDKAEEYKARSHKKHQSFATKATENRLDLLNYGKEKQVGITITDLFEAEEPTGTQVDIIIPYTTH; this is encoded by the coding sequence ATGCAAGCACAAGAACCCGTGTCTGTTAATCTCACAGAAAAAGATGGCTTGCCAGATAAGGAATTCTATAATATTATTGAAGACAGTAAAGGTTTTATTTGGTTGTGTGCAGATAAAGGTTTGTTTAGATACGATGGTAAAAATTTTAAAAACTACAGTAATAAAGAAAAAAGAGGGCTTTCGGTATTTAATGTTTTAGAAGACGAACAAGGTAAGATTTGGTGCAATAATATTTTTGGTCAGTTTTTTTATGTTGAAGAAGATAAATTACATACGTTTATAGATTTAAGCACCCAGTTAAAAGGAGAACTTGCTTTTTTTTTAGTAAATAAAGACTATCTAATAGTGTTTTCTCAAAACACAATTTATTATATAAATAGAATCACCAAATTAATTGAAAAAACACACTATTCAAATGTAAACTACAGCTCACCTATCGAAATAGGAAATGAAACTTATATAGCCACACTAGATTCTATTGCTTTAATTAATGAAAAAAATAAGCTTAAAAAATTATTCCCTATTGGTTTTTCGGCAAGAGATAAAAACAATGCAAGTATAATTGGAGGTAGAACACATCTATTTAAATTAGATTCACTTTTGTTTTTAAGGCAAGTTCGAAATAGAAAAAACACATTTTTTAAAATTGATGTATCCAAAAAAAGAGTAAAAAAATTAGAAGCTTTAAAAGCAATTGAAAAAGATATAATTTATCATGTTTTTGAAAATAACAATAAAATTTGGCTTTCTACAAACAATGGTGTTTGGATTTATAGTTGGGTTAACAACCAGTATAAAGAAGAGCGACAATTTTTAAAAGGAAAAAATGTTACTAAAACTATTAAAGACAAAGATGGTAACTATTGGTTTATTACTTTAAATAGCGGAATTTATATTGTGCCAAATATTTATATTGAAAAATATGCCATTTCAGAGGCTTATAAAAATATAAGTAGCTTAGATAAAATAAACGAACACACACTTTTTTTTGGTTCTAACAACGGTAATATAGGTTTATACAATGTAATAACCAATACAGAAACCACAATTGCAATACCAAATAAATCTAGAGTTTCTGCCATAAGGTACAACCCTAATAAAGAGGTTAGTTATATTGGAAAAGACTTAAACGGTTACATATTAGACCATAAGTCACTTCAGCTAAAAAAAATAGCCAGCTCGTCCTCTGTTAAAAATTTTTTAATTTTAGATAATAATGATGTACATGTTATAGATTATAAAAGCATCTATTTATTAAAAAATGGAGATAATAAAGAGGTGAAAAGGTTATCCATTAATAAGCGACCTTACACCTCTTTTTATAGTAAAAAAACAAAAGCGACATATATCGCTTATGTAGACGGTTTGGTTAAATATAATATTTGGGACAAGCCAGAAGCTATAGTGTGTAAAAATAAACCTATTTATGGGTTGTCTATTTCTGAAACTAAAGACGGTGTTTTGTGGGTAGGAACTTTTAAAGATGGTGTTTACGGAATAAAAGAAGATAAAGTAGCGTATCATTTTACAACTAAAAATGGTTTGGTTTCTAATAGAATTGAAAAAATAAAAGCAGACAATAATAATTTATGGATAGCAACAGATTCTGGTATTCAGGAGTTAAATACAAATACAAAAACTTTTAAAACACTAACAAAAAGTGATGGTATTGTTTCTTACGATGTTTCTGGAATAGAAATTTTGAAAGACAAGGTTGTTTTTTCATCTAGCGAGGGACTTTTTTCTGTAGACAAACAAAAAGCATTTAAAAAACAAAAAGCAGTAGAAGTATATTTTACAAACGTAGAAATTAATGAAAAAGAAGTAAAATTAGCTTCTAGTTATAAATTAAGTTACAACCAAAATGCTATTAAATTTAGTTTTAATGTAAATGGATTGCTGTTTAATAAAAAAGGTAAATATAAATACAGGTTACTAGGTTTTAATAAAGATTGGGTCACCACAACCATTGGAGAAATTAGTGTGAAATACAATAGTTTGCCAGCTGGAAATTACACATTTCAAGTGCAACCTGTTTTAGACGAAACGAAAATTAATAGCAAAACAATAGCGCTTAGCTTTTCAATTAAAAAACCCTTTTGGAAAACGTGGTGGTTTATTTTAGGTTTCTCTATTTTAGTTTTAGTTTCTATTATTTTATACTACCGAAGAAAAATAAAAAAGGAAGAAAAGCAACGTTTAGTAGAAGTGAAACAATTATCGTTAGATAAGCAACTTATTGCCTTGAAACTAGAGAATTTACGCTCGCAAATGAATCCGCATTTTATATTTAATGCGCTTAATTCTATTCAAGAATATATTGTTTTAAATCAGAAAAAATTAGCAAGCGAATATTTAGGGAAATTTGCAGATTTAATTAGAACTTACCTTAACCACAGTACAAAAGGACATATTACTTTACAAGAAGAAATAAATTGCCTTGAAATGTATTTAGAGCTCGAAAAACTTCGTTTTGAAGATAAGTTACATTATACCATTTCAATTTCTGGAAATTTAAAAGCAGAAGATATTAGTATGCCAACAATGTTAATTCAGCCTTATGTTGAGAATGCATTAAAACACGGTTTATTACATAGAAAAGATAATAGAAAACTAAAGATAAGTTTCTTTATTTGTGAAATATCAAAAACAATCAAATGTGTTATAGTCGATAATGGTGTTGGTAGAGATAAAGCCGAAGAGTATAAGGCGAGAAGCCATAAAAAACACCAGTCTTTTGCTACCAAAGCAACCGAAAATAGATTAGATTTATTAAACTATGGTAAAGAAAAGCAAGTAGGTATAACAATTACAGATTTGTTTGAAGCTGAAGAACCAACAGGAACTCAAGTAGATATTATAATACCATATACAACACATTAA
- a CDS encoding LytTR family DNA-binding domain-containing protein has product MKVVIIDDEPKARKLLEVLVKENCPKITTIFTAEDLLSGVELIKNEQPQIVFLDIEMPEHSGLEIFDFIEASQRNFEIVFTTAYSEYALQAFQLSAIDYLLKPIRAEKIIESVDKAIANIGKSQINVKLEELRKSLTAVNFNKIGLPVANGIKFVNFEDIVLLKADGMYTTVVLQNKSEIVISKPLKHFVELLEKISTFYKPHRSYLINLKYIQEYSKKDGGYIVMDNNESVSISKDKKEEFLTIVQSIG; this is encoded by the coding sequence ATGAAAGTAGTAATTATAGACGACGAACCAAAAGCAAGAAAATTACTAGAGGTATTAGTTAAAGAAAACTGCCCAAAAATAACAACCATTTTTACCGCTGAAGATTTATTAAGTGGTGTTGAATTAATTAAAAACGAGCAGCCACAAATAGTTTTTTTAGATATTGAAATGCCAGAGCATTCTGGTTTAGAAATTTTCGATTTTATAGAAGCAAGCCAAAGAAATTTTGAGATTGTATTTACTACAGCGTACAGCGAATATGCTCTACAAGCGTTTCAGCTTTCTGCAATAGATTATTTGTTGAAACCTATTCGTGCCGAAAAAATTATAGAATCTGTAGATAAAGCGATAGCTAATATTGGTAAATCACAAATTAATGTAAAATTAGAAGAGTTACGTAAAAGTTTAACAGCAGTAAACTTTAATAAAATAGGTTTACCAGTAGCAAATGGTATTAAGTTTGTAAATTTTGAAGACATAGTTTTACTAAAAGCAGATGGTATGTACACAACGGTTGTGCTTCAAAATAAATCTGAAATTGTTATTAGTAAGCCACTAAAACATTTTGTAGAATTATTGGAGAAAATCTCTACCTTTTACAAGCCGCATCGCTCTTATTTAATAAATCTAAAATACATTCAAGAGTACTCTAAAAAAGATGGAGGCTATATTGTTATGGATAATAATGAGAGTGTTTCCATATCAAAAGACAAGAAGGAAGAGTTCTTAACTATTGTACAAAGTATTGGGTAA
- a CDS encoding choice-of-anchor Q domain-containing protein: protein MKNKLLLILLLISSFSFAQLPTDEISRYLFTSGSLINEINPGVEDLVRAGTAGVSSVDRLLTAGDSQLLNGDYLTRGNYNSTNSSLSFWVKTTTNDAVKRTVFDKSVRTGSGFGTFETGFFIHLQDGKIGIDGSYVQSNAPGGANTQNSFSYTNTTNIDDGNWHHIVITNRRTYPEVGNYANAHYLLTYYFNIYIDGVAESFQKNNQNSFSIDNPLNVNQNLTVANKATLPQLLSTDVYLDEIDDIYVYERVLTTPEVVSIRDNGGFCVPPDASDFSVTNINSGQATIILPAASNSTYEAAIVESGMPFNTAVFTSNLYGVNGIIPGLLANKTYDLYLRKDCQAPGVWSNWSNAITFSTPTSIIYVDSGASGINDGSSWTNAYTTVNAAFAAATQMSEIWVKGGVYNPDVFDTSISFTLTVNNVGVYGGFAGTETSLSNRVLGTNPTILSGDLFANDNSTLSYNNTSRSDNSINVLKVDADNVIIDGFTVSGGEGVNGAGIIKNVEADGFVLRNMIIENNVAVNSAAGFQCQLNRTGDVKIENSIFRNNLSTYYAGAYFYFGKSSSTSGTVYINNTLFEGNKIEDEPNRPGASGPALGYYGTNGGVLNMRINNCTFVNNTDSGTLATADRGVVVGGRYNGGLPPDLDISNSIFWNNTRNASILDEYGTSTFYGAGYTNVDNTIGQGNLNTITADPLFTNSALSDYTLQGNSPAADAGDNTKVENDIVTDLAGNRRIIGTTVDMGAYELTRNCNELFNYKFTSVSGSPGTAILTWLHPFNPSGPFDLIYVTSGQPMGNGTTVSSLTTQSHTITGLNDGFYDVYIRAYCNGTPAAYVMQTIGFNTPWFVDLNATGTSIGKNWVNAFTTIQEALAVAQSGDKIWVAQGIYKPTAGSRSNTFNFNIDNLEVYGGFDGTETDISQRNHLINETILSGDINDNDTALGFSEANRAENNYHVITINGNDILVNGIAVSGGQANATSGNDGAGAGIFIASTAVNLVVDKCVFRNNVAIGGASIYTRPNTTTMLTVNSSQFYNNMGNYGVGVYVINDGAITHDVEISNSLFYNNESRNRNGADGFTGSAIWLRANTASSTLTSNISNCTFTGNSDIGTRASTQRGAVSLSRNSGATHTSAVSNSVFFNNTGAGGVTTPALTKGHSTFITSVLVSNSIDPDNFSTLPPSFKVNVSTADPLFLNAATNDYTLSSSSPAIDAGDNTYVIGSTDLSGAARIFNTNVDMGAYEYVTTLGVGDFEFYKKEIKLYPNPTTSVLNIKMKSNLKQATIYSVLGTEVLKITSKTINTSNLQSGMYLIKIENETGSVTTKRFIKQ, encoded by the coding sequence ATGAAAAACAAGTTACTCTTAATACTACTTTTAATAAGTAGTTTCTCCTTTGCTCAACTTCCTACAGATGAGATTAGCAGGTATTTATTTACTTCAGGATCTCTTATTAACGAAATAAATCCTGGCGTAGAAGATCTAGTGAGAGCAGGAACTGCTGGTGTCTCAAGTGTTGATAGACTTTTAACAGCTGGCGATTCGCAACTATTAAATGGCGATTACCTAACCAGAGGTAATTATAATTCTACAAATTCTTCTTTAAGTTTTTGGGTAAAAACTACTACAAACGATGCTGTTAAACGAACCGTTTTCGATAAAAGTGTAAGAACTGGCTCAGGATTTGGGACATTTGAAACAGGTTTTTTCATTCATTTACAAGATGGGAAAATAGGAATAGACGGTTCGTATGTACAAAGTAATGCACCTGGAGGAGCAAACACTCAAAACTCCTTTTCTTATACAAATACTACAAATATAGACGATGGCAACTGGCATCATATTGTAATTACAAACAGAAGAACATATCCAGAAGTTGGTAATTATGCAAATGCACATTATCTTTTAACATACTATTTCAATATATATATTGATGGAGTGGCAGAATCTTTTCAGAAAAACAATCAAAACTCATTTTCAATAGATAATCCGCTTAATGTAAATCAAAATTTAACTGTCGCAAATAAAGCTACTTTACCACAGTTGTTGAGTACAGATGTTTATTTAGATGAAATTGATGATATTTATGTATATGAAAGAGTTTTAACAACACCAGAAGTAGTTTCTATTCGTGATAATGGTGGGTTTTGTGTTCCGCCAGATGCTTCAGACTTTTCTGTAACCAACATTAACTCTGGTCAAGCTACAATTATACTTCCTGCAGCAAGTAATAGTACTTATGAAGCTGCAATAGTAGAATCTGGAATGCCATTTAATACAGCCGTTTTTACATCTAATTTATATGGTGTAAATGGAATAATACCTGGTTTATTAGCTAATAAAACATATGATCTTTATTTAAGAAAAGATTGTCAAGCTCCAGGAGTTTGGTCTAATTGGTCTAATGCAATTACATTTAGTACACCAACTTCAATAATCTATGTAGATTCTGGTGCTTCAGGAATAAACGATGGTAGTAGCTGGACTAATGCATACACAACAGTAAACGCAGCATTTGCAGCAGCAACACAAATGAGTGAAATTTGGGTAAAAGGAGGCGTTTATAATCCAGATGTTTTTGATACCTCTATAAGTTTTACGCTTACCGTTAATAATGTAGGTGTATATGGTGGTTTTGCTGGAACAGAAACCAGTTTGTCTAATCGTGTTTTAGGAACAAATCCAACTATTCTTTCGGGCGATTTGTTTGCAAATGACAATAGTACTTTAAGTTATAATAACACATCAAGATCAGATAACAGTATAAATGTATTAAAAGTAGATGCAGACAATGTAATAATTGATGGTTTTACTGTTAGTGGTGGCGAAGGAGTTAATGGAGCAGGAATTATAAAAAATGTAGAAGCAGATGGTTTTGTTTTAAGAAATATGATTATCGAAAATAATGTGGCAGTAAATTCTGCAGCAGGATTTCAATGCCAATTAAATAGAACTGGTGATGTAAAAATTGAAAACTCAATTTTTAGAAATAATTTAAGTACATATTATGCAGGAGCATATTTTTACTTCGGAAAATCTAGTAGTACATCAGGTACTGTTTATATTAATAATACGCTTTTTGAAGGTAATAAAATTGAAGACGAACCTAATAGGCCAGGAGCATCAGGTCCAGCTTTAGGTTATTATGGTACTAATGGAGGTGTTCTAAATATGCGTATAAACAATTGTACATTTGTAAACAATACCGATTCTGGAACATTGGCAACTGCAGATAGAGGAGTTGTTGTTGGAGGTAGGTATAATGGTGGTCTTCCTCCTGATTTAGATATCTCAAATTCTATTTTTTGGAACAATACAAGAAATGCAAGTATTCTTGATGAATATGGTACATCTACCTTTTATGGTGCTGGTTATACAAACGTAGACAATACTATTGGGCAAGGGAACCTAAATACAATAACAGCAGACCCTCTTTTTACTAATAGCGCATTAAGTGATTATACATTACAAGGTAACTCACCAGCAGCTGATGCTGGAGACAATACTAAAGTAGAAAATGATATTGTTACAGATTTAGCAGGAAACAGAAGAATTATTGGTACTACAGTAGATATGGGAGCTTACGAGCTTACTCGTAATTGTAACGAGTTGTTTAATTATAAATTTACGAGCGTTTCAGGCTCACCAGGAACAGCAATATTAACTTGGTTGCATCCTTTTAATCCATCTGGACCTTTCGATTTAATTTATGTAACATCTGGGCAGCCAATGGGAAATGGAACTACTGTTAGTAGCCTTACAACGCAGTCTCACACCATAACTGGTTTAAATGATGGTTTTTATGATGTTTACATTCGTGCATATTGTAATGGAACACCAGCAGCATACGTAATGCAAACTATAGGATTTAACACACCTTGGTTTGTAGATTTAAATGCTACAGGAACAAGTATAGGGAAAAACTGGGTAAATGCTTTTACAACTATTCAAGAAGCACTTGCAGTTGCACAGTCTGGAGATAAAATATGGGTTGCACAAGGTATCTATAAACCTACAGCTGGAAGTCGCTCAAACACCTTCAACTTTAATATAGATAATTTAGAGGTTTATGGAGGTTTTGATGGAACCGAAACAGATATTTCACAACGTAATCATCTTATTAATGAAACTATTTTAAGTGGTGATATTAATGATAACGATACGGCTTTAGGTTTCTCTGAAGCTAACAGAGCCGAAAATAACTACCACGTAATAACCATAAATGGGAATGATATTTTAGTAAATGGAATAGCAGTTTCTGGAGGTCAGGCAAATGCAACTAGTGGTAATGATGGGGCTGGAGCAGGAATTTTTATAGCTTCAACTGCTGTAAATTTAGTAGTAGATAAATGTGTTTTTAGAAATAATGTAGCTATTGGTGGAGCATCAATATACACTAGACCAAATACAACAACTATGCTGACTGTAAATTCTAGCCAGTTTTACAATAATATGGGTAATTATGGAGTAGGTGTTTATGTTATTAATGATGGTGCAATTACACATGATGTAGAAATTTCAAATTCATTATTTTATAATAACGAATCTAGAAACCGTAATGGTGCAGATGGTTTTACAGGAAGTGCTATTTGGTTGCGAGCAAATACAGCTAGTAGTACATTAACATCAAATATATCAAATTGTACATTTACAGGGAATTCAGATATTGGTACTAGAGCAAGTACCCAACGAGGAGCTGTAAGTCTTTCAAGAAATTCTGGAGCAACGCATACTTCTGCAGTATCTAATAGTGTTTTCTTTAATAATACAGGAGCTGGAGGCGTAACAACACCAGCTTTAACTAAAGGACATTCTACATTTATTACAAGTGTTTTGGTTAGTAACTCTATAGATCCAGATAATTTTTCAACATTACCTCCATCTTTTAAAGTTAATGTTAGTACTGCAGATCCATTATTTTTAAATGCTGCAACTAATGATTACACATTAAGTTCAAGTTCGCCAGCAATAGATGCAGGAGATAATACTTATGTAATAGGATCAACAGATTTAAGTGGAGCTGCAAGAATTTTTAATACAAATGTAGATATGGGAGCTTATGAGTATGTAACTACTTTAGGTGTAGGCGATTTTGAATTTTATAAAAAAGAAATAAAACTATACCCAAACCCAACAACTTCAGTTTTAAATATTAAAATGAAGAGCAACTTAAAACAAGCAACAATCTATTCTGTTTTAGGAACGGAGGTTTTAAAAATCACATCTAAAACCATAAATACTTCTAATTTACAATCTGGAATGTATTTAATCAAAATAGAAAATGAAACAGGAAGTGTAACCACCAAACGTTTTATTAAACAGTAG